Proteins from one Dromiciops gliroides isolate mDroGli1 chromosome 6, mDroGli1.pri, whole genome shotgun sequence genomic window:
- the LOC122732922 gene encoding olfactory receptor 10Q1-like, with protein MESETLDGGDMSSPDTIHLNQSGPTEFVFRMLTSSPKIQALLFCFFLFLYIMILCGNMAIIWAVYTHISLHTPMYFFLSNLSFLEICYTTTLVPLMLSNITGARKPIPLAGCATQMFFFATLGSTDCFLLAVMAYDRYVAICHPLQYTLIMTPQLCTQMVAGSLGLALFLSLPLTSLVFTLPFCGHFLEINHFFCDIPPVLHLACADTRVPQAVLYVISILVLTIPFLLICVSYVFIAITILHIPSAEGRQRAFSTCSSHLTVVLLQYGCGSLVYFRPPSNTTADEDWHLALVYTFVTPLLNPIIYTLRNKDVKNALKKAMSQKAASENL; from the exons ATGGAGTCAGAGACATTGGATGGTG GTGACATGTCTTCTCCTGATACTATTCATCTCAACCAATCTGGCCCCACTGAGTTTGTATTCCGAATGCTCACCTCTTCCCCCAAGATCCAGGCCCTCCTCTtctgcttcttcctttttctctatatAATGATTCTCTGTGGGAACATGGCCATTATCTGggctgtgtatacacacatctccCTGCATACCCCCATGTACTTCTTCCTGTCCAACCTGTCCTTCCTGGAGATCTGTTACACCACTACATTGGTACCACTGATGCTCTCCAACATCACTGGGGCAAGAAAGCCCATCCCATTGGCTGGCTGTGCAACCCAGATGTTCTTCTTTGCTACTCTTGGCAGCACTGACTGTTTCCTATTGGCTGTCATGGCATATGACCGCTATGTGGCCATCTGCCATCCCCTACAATACACTCTCATCATGACCCCACAGCTGTGTACCCAGATGGTGGCTGGTTCCCTGGGCCtggctctcttcctttccctgccACTCACATCATTGGTTTTCACCCTGCCCTTTTGTGGACACTTCCTAGAGATCAACCATTTCTTCTGTGATATACCACCTGTACTACACCTGGCCTGTGCTGACACTCGTGTGCCACAGGCTGTCCTCTATGTGATAAGCATCCTTGTACTGACCATCCCCTTCCTGCTCATCTGTGTCTCCTATGTCTTCATTGCCATCACCATCTTGCACATCCCCTCAGCTGAGGGGCGCCAGAGAGCCTTCTCCACCTGCTCTTCCCATCTCACTGTGGTCCTGCTACAATATGGCTGTGGCAGCCTGGTCTACTTTCGACCCCCATCAAACACCACTGCAGATGAGGATTGGCATCTTGCCTTAGTCTACACCTTTGTCACTCCCCTTCTCAACCCCATAATTTATACCTTAAGGAACAAGGATGTCAAAAATGCTCTGAAAAAAGCTATGAGCCAAAAGGCAGCCTCTGAGAATCTGTGA